In one Oscillospiraceae bacterium genomic region, the following are encoded:
- a CDS encoding EscN/YscN/HrcN family type III secretion system ATPase, whose amino-acid sequence MFRELIPVVREAETVGRTGKVESVVGLSIAASGGRAALGDICRIYNGESGGQVPAEVVGLKQDHILLMPYGSMSGISAGNFVRNTGRRLTIPVGPGLRGRVINALGQPIDGLGPVEEGGSYCVEGGYINPLTRPPIRARMEFGVKAIDGLLTIGKGQRIGIFAGSGVGKSTLLGMIAKNVKADINVIALVGERGREVLEFIQKDLGEEGMARSVLVVATSDQPAMLRMKCPSVATGIAEYFRDQGCDVLLMMDSLTRFAMAQREIGLAVGEPPVARGYTPSIYAELPKLLERSGNFERGSITGVYTVLVEGDDTNEPIADTVRGILDGHIVLSRQLANANHFPAIDVGASISRLMVEIVSEDHKQLASRLRDIMGVYEKNADLVSIGAYKAGSNPRLDYALSKLDAVNGFLMQGINEAFSYAQCLEQMKRILQ is encoded by the coding sequence ATGTTCCGGGAACTGATACCTGTGGTGCGTGAGGCGGAGACGGTGGGCCGCACCGGCAAGGTGGAGAGCGTGGTGGGCCTGTCCATCGCCGCCTCCGGCGGCCGGGCGGCCCTGGGCGACATCTGCCGCATCTACAACGGGGAGTCCGGCGGGCAGGTGCCCGCCGAGGTGGTGGGGCTGAAGCAGGACCACATTCTGCTGATGCCCTACGGCAGCATGAGCGGCATCTCGGCGGGGAATTTCGTGCGCAACACGGGCAGACGCCTCACCATCCCCGTGGGGCCGGGCCTGCGCGGCCGGGTCATCAACGCCCTGGGCCAGCCCATCGACGGACTGGGGCCGGTGGAGGAGGGCGGCAGCTACTGCGTGGAGGGGGGCTACATCAACCCCCTCACCCGCCCGCCCATCCGCGCGCGCATGGAGTTCGGCGTCAAGGCCATCGACGGCCTGCTCACCATCGGCAAGGGCCAGCGCATCGGGATTTTCGCAGGCTCCGGCGTGGGAAAGAGCACCCTGCTGGGCATGATCGCCAAGAACGTGAAGGCGGACATTAACGTCATCGCCCTGGTGGGGGAGCGCGGGCGCGAGGTGCTGGAGTTCATCCAGAAGGATCTGGGCGAGGAGGGCATGGCCCGCTCTGTGCTGGTGGTGGCCACCTCGGACCAGCCCGCCATGCTGCGGATGAAATGCCCCTCGGTGGCCACCGGCATCGCCGAGTACTTCCGGGACCAGGGGTGCGATGTGCTGCTGATGATGGACTCCCTCACCCGGTTTGCCATGGCCCAGCGGGAGATCGGGCTGGCCGTGGGGGAGCCGCCGGTCGCCCGGGGCTACACCCCCTCCATCTACGCGGAGCTGCCCAAGCTGCTGGAGCGCAGCGGCAATTTCGAGCGGGGCTCCATCACGGGCGTATATACCGTGCTGGTGGAGGGCGACGACACCAACGAGCCCATCGCCGACACCGTGCGGGGCATTCTGGACGGGCATATCGTCCTCTCCCGGCAGCTGGCCAACGCCAACCACTTCCCCGCCATCGACGTGGGGGCCAGCATCTCCCGCCTGATGGTGGAGATCGTCTCGGAGGATCACAAGCAGCTGGCCTCCCGCCTGCGCGACATCATGGGCGTCTATGAAAAAAACGCGGATCTCGTCTCCATCGGGGCCTATAAGGCGGGCAGCAACCCCAGGCTGGACTACGCGCTGTCCAAGCTGGACGCCGTCAACGGCTTTTTGATGCAGGGCATCAACGAGGCGTTCAGCTACGCCCAGTGCCTGGAGCAGATGAAGCGGATCCTCCAGTGA
- a CDS encoding flagellar assembly protein FliH has protein sequence MPNILKWITRPQAEAYQLPEAEALEPERPGQPEDPPGGAQAAQAGAGERPAPERTAVDFARIQGEAIVADAGRQADELLREARERVAGELEQIRAQARQEGYREGYAEGIANALAEARQRREAQAVELGGEVRQYLEQAARARDALIDQTRDELRDLAVAVAEKVVRVSLKSSGEIIARMIQGATEKLKRKEWVHIYIAGCDTRELAQITPGLTMSLSAISDHVKIVPMADDESGSCIIEMPDEIIDASASTQLANIRELLSERPGGGG, from the coding sequence TTGCCTAATATCCTGAAATGGATAACGCGGCCCCAGGCGGAAGCCTACCAGCTGCCCGAGGCGGAGGCCCTGGAGCCGGAGCGGCCGGGACAGCCGGAGGACCCGCCCGGAGGGGCGCAGGCGGCGCAGGCCGGGGCCGGGGAGCGCCCCGCGCCGGAGCGGACGGCGGTGGACTTCGCCCGCATCCAGGGGGAGGCCATCGTGGCGGACGCCGGGCGGCAGGCGGATGAGCTGTTGCGCGAGGCCCGGGAGCGCGTCGCCGGGGAGCTGGAGCAGATCCGGGCGCAGGCGCGGCAGGAGGGGTACCGGGAGGGCTACGCCGAGGGCATCGCCAACGCGCTGGCGGAGGCAAGGCAGCGCAGGGAGGCCCAGGCGGTGGAGCTGGGGGGCGAGGTGCGGCAGTACCTGGAGCAGGCCGCCCGCGCCCGGGACGCGCTCATCGACCAGACCCGGGACGAGCTGCGGGACCTGGCCGTGGCCGTGGCGGAGAAGGTGGTGCGGGTCAGCCTGAAGAGCAGCGGGGAGATCATAGCCCGCATGATCCAGGGGGCCACGGAGAAGCTCAAACGCAAGGAGTGGGTCCACATCTATATCGCGGGCTGCGACACCAGGGAGCTGGCCCAGATTACGCCGGGGCTGACCATGTCGCTCTCCGCCATCTCGGACCACGTGAAGATCGTGCCCATGGCGGACGACGAGTCGGGCAGCTGCATCATCGAGATGCCGGACGAGATTATAGACGCCAGCGCGTCCACCCAGCTGGCCAACATCCGGGAGCTCCTGTCCGAGCGGCCCGGCGGCGGGGGGTAG
- the fliG gene encoding flagellar motor switch protein FliG — protein sequence MAKAKAGQAAEPAVEAAEAAAAPIKEELHKPKGRKAAPLTGPQKAAAVIVSLGAEKASQLYQYMDPADVEQVTVEVAKLGFLGSEQTEQVLDEFYQICMTNKAVTEGGLEYARTVLEKAFGEQTANSLLDKVTKTLKNREFSFLNKADVKALYSALQYERPQTIALVLSYVEPDKAAGIIEQLDPARQVRVVENIARMESASPAAVKIIEAEMNKKFSNIISTANEKVGGIDYVADVMNNLDRSSEKSIFDGLAEYSQELADEIRKRMFVFEDIVTMDDRSVQRFIRDCDPRDIVLSLKASNEEVANKLFANMSSRMAQSIKDDLEITSNVRMKDVEEAQQRVVDIIRDLEEKNEIIILKGGKDDIIA from the coding sequence ATGGCTAAGGCAAAGGCCGGCCAGGCGGCGGAGCCTGCCGTTGAGGCCGCGGAGGCGGCCGCGGCGCCCATCAAGGAGGAGCTGCACAAGCCCAAGGGCAGGAAGGCCGCGCCGCTTACCGGGCCGCAGAAGGCCGCGGCGGTCATCGTCTCGCTGGGGGCGGAAAAAGCCTCGCAGCTCTACCAGTACATGGACCCCGCCGACGTGGAGCAGGTGACGGTGGAGGTGGCCAAGCTGGGCTTCCTGGGCTCCGAGCAGACCGAGCAGGTGCTGGACGAGTTCTACCAGATCTGCATGACCAACAAGGCGGTGACCGAGGGCGGTCTGGAGTACGCCCGCACCGTGCTGGAGAAGGCGTTCGGGGAGCAGACGGCCAACAGCCTGCTGGACAAGGTCACCAAGACCCTGAAAAACCGGGAGTTCTCCTTCCTGAACAAGGCGGACGTCAAGGCGCTGTACTCCGCGCTGCAATACGAACGCCCCCAGACCATCGCCCTGGTGCTCTCCTACGTGGAGCCGGACAAGGCGGCCGGCATAATCGAGCAGCTGGACCCCGCGCGCCAGGTGCGGGTGGTGGAGAATATCGCCCGCATGGAGAGCGCCTCCCCCGCGGCGGTAAAGATCATCGAGGCGGAGATGAACAAGAAGTTCTCCAACATCATCAGCACCGCCAACGAGAAGGTGGGCGGCATCGACTACGTGGCCGACGTGATGAACAACCTGGACCGCTCCAGCGAAAAGAGCATCTTCGACGGCCTGGCGGAGTACAGCCAGGAGCTGGCCGACGAGATCCGCAAGCGCATGTTCGTGTTTGAGGACATCGTCACCATGGACGACCGCTCGGTCCAGCGCTTCATCCGGGACTGCGATCCCCGGGACATTGTGCTCTCCCTCAAGGCCAGCAACGAGGAGGTGGCCAACAAGCTCTTCGCCAACATGTCCAGCCGGATGGCGCAGAGCATCAAGGACGATCTGGAGATCACCAGCAACGTGCGCATGAAGGACGTGGAGGAGGCCCAGCAGCGCGTCGTCGATATTATCCGGGATCTGGAGGAGAAGAACGAGATCATCATCCTGAAGGGCGGAAAGGACGATATTATTGCCTAA
- a CDS encoding flagellar M-ring protein: protein MKEKMKGLGEKLKGGFGKLGKRTRILLGVVLAAIVVGALAVALLLNNQPYSVLFTGLSGDEARSIMSFLDENGAADYRLQGSGTILVPRSQESQLKAKLLMEGYPKSGFAYDTYRSAVGTMSTEADRNMAYLQDLQDRMAGVIRCLDGVKDAVVTIAQGEDRRYVLNDDNVIDATASVLVTMRSGAALSAQQVAAIRSLVSHAVKGLAISDVAVSDSNGNVYGAEDAAAGLSDASQLKLQLEEQINNKTRTQIMAVLTPLFGADNVSVGVTSTVDVSRSVGESTTYTAPDGAEAGQGILGSTVYKDIVARPGGDAAGGVAGTAGNADIPTYVDSALEPTGDETYAESSGEKGYMVNSNKEQVERIAGTVTDLSVAVTINRAAAGGISQGDLIGHVARAAGITTQQQGEKISILISDFYTAPAPGVLPDVPGLPAWSLYAAAGGLALLVLVLLIIGLTGRRRKRRRALAAQEAMTSLMSRMPAAEEEIPQGADIMNIRTEKSLELRRDIRQFAESNPELAAQMVKGWLRGGEEQNG, encoded by the coding sequence TTGAAAGAGAAGATGAAGGGCCTGGGAGAGAAGCTGAAGGGCGGGTTCGGAAAGCTGGGGAAGCGAACCCGGATCCTCCTGGGCGTTGTGCTGGCGGCAATCGTCGTAGGGGCGCTCGCGGTGGCCCTGCTGCTGAATAACCAACCCTATAGCGTGCTGTTTACAGGCCTCTCCGGGGATGAGGCCCGGTCCATCATGTCCTTTTTGGACGAAAACGGGGCGGCGGATTACCGCTTGCAGGGGAGCGGCACGATCCTGGTGCCCCGGAGCCAGGAGTCCCAGCTCAAGGCCAAGCTGCTGATGGAGGGCTATCCCAAGTCGGGCTTCGCCTACGACACCTACCGCTCCGCCGTGGGCACCATGTCCACCGAGGCGGACCGCAATATGGCCTACCTCCAGGACCTCCAGGACCGGATGGCGGGGGTCATCCGCTGCCTGGACGGGGTGAAGGACGCCGTGGTCACCATCGCCCAGGGCGAGGACCGGCGCTACGTGCTCAATGACGACAATGTCATCGACGCCACGGCCTCCGTCCTCGTGACGATGCGCAGCGGCGCGGCGCTGAGCGCGCAGCAGGTGGCCGCCATCCGCAGCCTGGTGTCCCACGCGGTCAAGGGGCTGGCGATCAGCGACGTGGCGGTCTCCGACTCCAACGGCAACGTCTACGGCGCGGAGGACGCGGCGGCCGGGCTGTCCGACGCCTCCCAGCTCAAGCTGCAGCTGGAGGAGCAAATCAACAACAAGACGCGCACCCAGATCATGGCCGTGCTCACGCCGCTGTTCGGCGCAGACAACGTCAGCGTCGGAGTCACCAGCACGGTGGACGTGAGCCGCAGCGTGGGGGAGTCCACCACCTATACCGCGCCGGACGGCGCGGAGGCGGGGCAGGGGATCCTGGGCTCCACGGTCTACAAGGACATTGTGGCCCGCCCCGGCGGCGACGCCGCGGGCGGCGTGGCGGGGACCGCAGGCAACGCGGACATCCCCACCTACGTGGACAGCGCGCTGGAGCCCACGGGGGACGAGACGTACGCGGAGTCCAGCGGGGAGAAGGGCTACATGGTCAACAGCAATAAGGAGCAGGTGGAGCGGATCGCCGGTACGGTGACCGACCTGTCGGTGGCCGTGACCATCAACCGCGCGGCGGCGGGCGGAATTTCCCAGGGGGATCTGATCGGGCACGTGGCCCGGGCGGCGGGCATCACCACCCAGCAGCAGGGCGAGAAGATCTCCATCCTGATCTCCGACTTCTATACCGCGCCGGCCCCGGGCGTTTTGCCCGACGTCCCCGGGCTGCCCGCGTGGAGCCTCTACGCGGCGGCGGGCGGGCTGGCGCTGCTGGTGCTGGTGCTGCTCATTATCGGGCTCACCGGGCGGCGGCGGAAAAGGCGCAGGGCGCTGGCGGCCCAGGAGGCCATGACCTCCCTGATGTCTCGGATGCCCGCGGCGGAGGAGGAGATCCCGCAGGGCGCGGATATTATGAATATCCGCACGGAAAAGAGCCTGGAGCTGCGCCGCGACATCCGGCAGTTCGCAGAGAGCAATCCCGAGCTGGCGGCCCAGATGGTGAAGGGCTGGCTGAGGGGAGGCGAAGAGCAGAATGGCTAA
- the flgC gene encoding flagellar basal-body rod protein FlgC, whose product MAFLSSMNIAGSGLTAQQLRLDVISENVTNMNTTRTEQGGAYRRKMVVLEAGGGRDAFRIALAAAQGGGVSNRGYGTAGGVRVSEIAQDPSDLKLVYDPTHPDANADGYVEMPNVDLVKEITDAMAATQAYSANVTALNTLKTVVAKALEIGR is encoded by the coding sequence ATGGCGTTTCTCAGTTCCATGAACATCGCGGGCTCCGGGCTGACGGCCCAGCAGCTGCGCCTGGACGTGATTTCGGAAAACGTGACCAATATGAACACCACCCGCACCGAGCAGGGCGGGGCATACCGGCGGAAAATGGTGGTGCTGGAGGCCGGCGGCGGCCGGGACGCCTTCCGCATAGCGCTGGCCGCCGCCCAGGGCGGCGGCGTGTCCAACCGGGGCTACGGGACGGCGGGTGGCGTCCGGGTAAGCGAGATAGCGCAGGATCCCTCCGACCTCAAGCTGGTCTACGACCCCACCCACCCGGACGCCAACGCGGACGGCTACGTGGAGATGCCCAACGTGGACCTGGTCAAAGAGATTACGGACGCCATGGCGGCGACCCAGGCCTACTCCGCCAACGTGACGGCGCTGAACACCCTGAAGACGGTGGTGGCCAAGGCGCTGGAGATTGGGCGGTAG
- the flgB gene encoding flagellar basal body rod protein FlgB, whose protein sequence is MDSLVTNSMFMMQRSMGFLWEKQTALLENLSNVETPGYKAKYVTFEEALQRRITAAADGAKPVSGVRGALEGARSATRTAQDESARMDGNGVNATEQMVELARNAYQLQFVMSAISSDLATLRSAIRGQ, encoded by the coding sequence GTGGACAGTTTAGTAACCAATTCCATGTTTATGATGCAGCGCTCGATGGGCTTTTTATGGGAAAAGCAGACGGCTCTTTTGGAAAACCTGTCCAACGTCGAGACGCCCGGCTACAAGGCAAAATATGTAACCTTTGAGGAGGCGCTCCAGCGCCGGATTACGGCGGCGGCGGACGGGGCGAAGCCGGTGTCGGGGGTGCGGGGCGCGCTGGAGGGGGCGCGCAGCGCCACCCGCACGGCGCAGGACGAGAGCGCGCGGATGGACGGCAACGGGGTCAACGCCACGGAGCAGATGGTGGAGCTGGCCCGAAACGCCTACCAGCTGCAATTTGTCATGAGCGCCATATCCAGCGATCTGGCGACGCTGCGCTCCGCCATACGCGGACAGTAA
- a CDS encoding integrase yields the protein MGMQKTHILTHKRLEVFIDTLKMEEKSQHTLAKYERDVRRFYQYCGKKRLITKADVIQYKQYLFQNYALSSANSMLTALNRFFKVCKWEDCQVKLYKMQRQTYREDQTQLKQEEYRQLMAAAREDGSERLGLLLQTLCATGIRVSELTYITVEAAQQGRTKIWNKGKSRNILIPQALCAELLQYAAECKIDKGKIFVTRSGKDLDRSNIWRALKKLGRAAQVPESKIFPHNLRHLFAKTFYEKQRDIAGLADLLGHGSLNTTRIYITDSIDEQKEKLNKMGLCNK from the coding sequence ATGGGAATGCAAAAAACACATATTTTGACACATAAACGGTTGGAAGTGTTTATAGATACTCTAAAGATGGAAGAGAAAAGTCAGCACACGCTGGCGAAATATGAGCGGGACGTGCGCAGGTTCTACCAGTACTGCGGCAAGAAAAGGCTGATTACCAAGGCGGACGTCATCCAGTACAAGCAGTACCTGTTTCAAAATTACGCGTTGAGCAGCGCAAACTCCATGCTGACCGCGCTGAACCGCTTTTTTAAGGTGTGCAAATGGGAGGACTGTCAGGTAAAGCTGTATAAAATGCAGCGGCAGACCTACCGGGAGGACCAGACGCAGCTTAAGCAGGAGGAGTACCGCCAGCTGATGGCGGCGGCCCGGGAGGACGGCAGCGAACGGCTGGGGCTGCTGCTCCAGACACTGTGCGCCACCGGGATACGGGTCAGCGAGCTGACCTACATCACGGTGGAGGCGGCGCAGCAGGGGCGCACGAAGATCTGGAACAAGGGGAAGTCGAGAAATATCCTGATCCCCCAGGCGCTCTGTGCGGAGCTTCTGCAATACGCGGCGGAGTGCAAGATCGACAAGGGCAAGATTTTCGTCACCCGGAGCGGGAAGGATCTCGACCGGAGCAATATATGGAGGGCGCTCAAGAAATTGGGCCGGGCGGCCCAGGTGCCGGAGAGCAAGATCTTTCCCCATAATCTGCGCCATCTCTTTGCCAAGACCTTTTACGAAAAACAGAGGGACATCGCGGGCCTGGCGGATCTGCTGGGGCATGGCAGTCTGAATACGACAAGAATTTACATTACTGACAGTATTGATGAGCAAAAAGAGAAACTGAATAAGATGGGATTATGTAACAAATAA
- the csrA gene encoding carbon storage regulator, translating to MLILQRKAGESLLIGEDIQITVVSTDGGRVRLAIEAPRELHILRSELRTAMRTNEEAAQQACPPGEALLEYLGGILGQEPREKG from the coding sequence ATGCTGATCCTGCAGCGCAAGGCGGGGGAGTCCCTGCTTATCGGGGAGGACATCCAGATCACCGTCGTCTCCACCGACGGGGGACGGGTGCGGCTGGCCATCGAGGCTCCGCGTGAGCTGCATATCCTGCGCAGCGAGCTGCGCACCGCGATGAGGACCAACGAGGAGGCGGCGCAGCAGGCCTGCCCGCCGGGGGAGGCACTTTTGGAGTATCTGGGCGGCATCCTCGGGCAGGAGCCGCGGGAGAAGGGTTGA
- the fliW gene encoding flagellar assembly factor FliW: protein MHTATKYFGPVEYREDDVIHFAAGLFGFEEETRFLLLPFAGSGGALVCLQSLETPGLAFVAMNPFSLLPAYAPQLQAQELRALGVSRSEELCFYVLCVVRDPVAESTVNLKCPVAINDGTREAAQVILEAPEYQMRHRLSGFGRGEVREEC from the coding sequence TTGCACACCGCCACTAAATATTTCGGCCCGGTGGAGTACCGGGAGGACGACGTGATCCACTTTGCCGCCGGGCTGTTCGGCTTCGAGGAGGAGACGCGGTTTTTGCTGCTCCCCTTCGCGGGCTCCGGAGGCGCGCTGGTGTGCCTGCAGAGCCTGGAGACGCCGGGGCTGGCCTTTGTGGCCATGAACCCCTTCTCCCTGCTGCCGGCGTACGCGCCACAGCTCCAGGCGCAGGAGCTGCGCGCCCTGGGCGTATCCCGGAGCGAGGAGCTGTGCTTTTACGTGCTGTGCGTGGTGCGCGACCCGGTGGCGGAGAGCACGGTCAACCTCAAATGCCCCGTGGCCATCAACGACGGGACGCGGGAGGCGGCCCAGGTCATCCTGGAGGCGCCGGAGTACCAGATGCGCCACCGTCTGTCCGGGTTCGGACGCGGGGAGGTGCGGGAGGAATGCTGA
- the cheB gene encoding chemotaxis response regulator protein-glutamate methylesterase of group 1 operon has translation MDTGKKVRVMVVDDSAVARNVLITGLSRQPGLEVVGYAVNAGDALKKVAQLQPDVMTLDVEMPGMSGIELLKQLLPVCRLPVILVSSLDLRVFDALAAGAVDFVRKPDGGQSREEFIGALTQKIVVASYARVRQARPPAGAPAAAAPGIPALGGAAARQTIIGLGASTGGTEATLEVMKRLPEDIPGMVIVQHMPPGFTKMYAERLNRLCRMEVREAADGDEIRRGLALVAPADFQARVLRMGGRYVLACKPGEKVSGHRPSVDALFQSMADGVRCAMVGIIMTGMGRDGADGLLAMRRAGAYTIGQDKASCVVYGMPMVANDIGAVQIQASCEAIAGVLVRHLNGR, from the coding sequence ATGGACACAGGGAAAAAAGTGCGCGTGATGGTGGTGGACGACTCCGCCGTGGCCCGCAACGTGCTGATCACCGGCCTGTCCCGGCAGCCGGGCCTGGAGGTGGTGGGCTATGCCGTCAACGCGGGGGACGCGCTGAAGAAGGTGGCGCAGCTCCAGCCGGACGTGATGACGCTGGACGTGGAGATGCCGGGCATGAGCGGGATCGAGCTGCTCAAGCAGCTGCTGCCCGTGTGCCGCCTGCCCGTGATCCTGGTCTCCTCCCTGGACCTCAGGGTGTTCGACGCGCTGGCCGCGGGGGCGGTGGACTTTGTCCGCAAGCCGGACGGCGGCCAGAGCCGGGAGGAGTTTATCGGCGCGCTGACGCAGAAAATCGTGGTGGCCTCCTACGCCAGGGTGCGCCAGGCCCGGCCCCCGGCGGGCGCGCCCGCCGCCGCGGCGCCCGGGATCCCGGCCCTGGGCGGGGCCGCCGCGCGGCAGACCATCATCGGCCTGGGCGCCTCCACCGGGGGTACCGAGGCCACGCTGGAGGTCATGAAGCGCCTGCCCGAGGACATCCCGGGCATGGTGATCGTCCAGCACATGCCCCCTGGGTTTACCAAGATGTACGCCGAGCGCCTCAACCGCCTGTGCCGGATGGAGGTGCGCGAGGCGGCGGACGGCGACGAGATCCGGCGGGGCCTGGCCCTGGTGGCGCCCGCGGATTTCCAGGCGCGGGTGCTGCGCATGGGCGGCCGCTACGTGCTCGCCTGCAAGCCGGGGGAGAAGGTCAGCGGCCACCGCCCATCGGTGGACGCGCTGTTCCAGTCCATGGCGGACGGCGTGCGGTGCGCCATGGTGGGGATCATCATGACGGGCATGGGCCGGGACGGGGCCGACGGCCTGCTGGCCATGCGCCGGGCGGGGGCCTACACCATCGGGCAGGACAAGGCCTCCTGCGTGGTCTACGGGATGCCGATGGTGGCCAACGACATCGGCGCGGTGCAGATCCAGGCCTCCTGCGAGGCCATCGCGGGCGTCCTGGTGCGCCACCTCAACGGCCGGTAA
- the cheR gene encoding chemotaxis protein CheR, whose translation MSMTISDADFTRLTRFIQQNYGIDLTKKKQLITSRLSAAVQQKGYQGFGPFIDHLLRERHADDVELVLNKLTTNYTFFMREEEHFSFFRNVILPDIVSRHRRDRVLSIWSAGCSTGEEPYTISMYLLDYLGLQAGEWDTRILATDISQRALDAAQTGLYELPDTIPSAWRRRFFEQDRATGRYRVAPVIRDNVIFRTFNLMDPIRFRLKFDVIFCRNVMIYFDQETKDSLVRRFYDALVPGGYLLIGHSETLDRSVGYRFLAPATFQRP comes from the coding sequence GTGTCAATGACCATATCGGACGCCGATTTTACGCGGCTGACCCGGTTCATCCAGCAAAACTACGGGATCGACCTGACCAAGAAAAAGCAGCTGATCACCAGCCGGCTCTCCGCCGCCGTGCAGCAGAAGGGCTACCAGGGCTTCGGGCCCTTTATCGACCACCTGCTCCGGGAGCGCCACGCCGACGACGTGGAGCTGGTGCTCAACAAGCTGACCACCAACTACACCTTTTTTATGCGGGAGGAGGAGCACTTCTCCTTTTTCAGGAACGTCATCCTGCCGGACATCGTCAGCCGCCACCGGCGGGACCGGGTGCTGAGCATCTGGAGCGCGGGCTGCTCCACGGGGGAGGAGCCCTACACCATCTCCATGTACCTGCTGGACTACCTGGGCCTGCAGGCGGGGGAGTGGGACACCAGGATCCTCGCCACGGACATCTCCCAGCGCGCCCTGGACGCGGCCCAGACGGGGCTGTACGAGCTGCCGGACACTATCCCGTCCGCCTGGCGGCGGCGCTTTTTTGAGCAGGACAGGGCGACGGGGCGCTACCGGGTGGCCCCTGTCATACGGGACAACGTGATCTTCCGCACCTTCAATTTGATGGACCCCATCCGCTTCCGGCTCAAGTTCGACGTGATTTTCTGCCGGAACGTGATGATTTATTTTGACCAGGAGACCAAGGACAGCCTGGTCCGGCGGTTTTACGACGCGCTCGTGCCCGGCGGCTACCTGCTGATCGGGCACTCGGAGACGCTGGACCGGAGCGTTGGCTACCGTTTTCTCGCCCCGGCGACGTTTCAAAGGCCGTAA
- the cheW gene encoding chemotaxis protein CheW, translated as MSEETTILSVEGRVAAAEAAPDVQMEKFLMFASDGLLFGVKVAYVVEILTNHAVTHLPMVPEYVGGIINLRGQIIPIIDFRLRMGKMPREDCCIMVLSMAGSQMGVTVDAVAQLVDIPAQNILPVPAHNAQKLISGMCALQDGRTMLILDCALLLEN; from the coding sequence ATGAGCGAAGAAACGACGATTTTATCCGTAGAGGGGCGGGTGGCCGCCGCCGAGGCGGCCCCGGACGTGCAGATGGAGAAGTTTTTGATGTTCGCGTCGGACGGGCTGCTCTTCGGGGTCAAGGTGGCGTACGTGGTGGAGATCCTCACCAACCACGCCGTGACCCACCTGCCCATGGTGCCGGAGTACGTGGGCGGGATCATCAACCTCAGGGGGCAGATCATCCCCATCATCGACTTCCGCCTGCGCATGGGCAAGATGCCCCGGGAGGACTGCTGCATCATGGTGCTGAGTATGGCGGGCAGCCAGATGGGGGTGACGGTGGACGCGGTGGCGCAGCTGGTGGACATACCGGCGCAGAACATCCTGCCGGTGCCCGCCCACAACGCACAGAAGCTGATTTCGGGCATGTGCGCGCTCCAGGACGGCAGGACCATGCTGATCCTGGACTGCGCCCTGCTGCTGGAAAACTGA